A region from the Triticum urartu cultivar G1812 chromosome 1, Tu2.1, whole genome shotgun sequence genome encodes:
- the LOC125525793 gene encoding cytochrome P450 72A15-like, with protein sequence MDPGPWMSSPAALSVLSWICGGLVAAVLLWQAARLLDQLWWRPRRLERALRAQGLPGTRYRFLLGDVNDYARQTKAASSGPPMPPRCHNVGPRAMPFLYSTIQEHGTPCISWFGPVPKVSITDPALVREVMSSKLARDVEKFKFPALTRLLADGVGNYEGDRWAKHRRILNPAFHAEKLKLMLPAFTACCEELVGRWERSLGPDGSWEVDVCPELQSLTGDVISQTAFGSSYLEGRRIFQLQTEQIGRFMAAISKIMIPGYMSFPTKNNRRMHQINNEIESILRGIIAKRMQAIQEGESTKDDLLGLLLESNMTDTDENGQSTLGMSSDEVMEECKLFYFAGMETTLILLTWTMIVLSMHPEWQDRAREEVLGLFGKHKLEYEGVNRLKIVTMILYEVLRLYPPATVFTRKTYKKIEIGGITYPAGVMFEMPVLYIHHDTDIWGEDVHQFNPDRFAEGISKASKDPGAFFPFGWGPRICIGQNFALLEAKMALCMILQRFEFELTPSYTHTPHSVMMLRPMHGAPIRLHTISS encoded by the exons ATGGATCCAGGACCGTGGATGAGTAGTCCGGCTGCACTCTCAGTACTGTCATGGATCTGCGGCGGCCTCGTGGCCGCCGTGCTCCTCTGGCAAGCCGCCCGGCTGCTCGACCAGCTGTGGTGGCGGCCGAGGCGGCTGGAGCGGGCGCTCCGCGCGCAGGGCCTCCCCGGCACGCGGTaccgcttcctcctcggcgacgTCAACGACTACGCCCGGCAGACCAAGGCGGCGTCGTCGGGGCCGCcgatgccgccgcgctgccaCAACGTCGGCCCCCGCGCCATGCCGTTCCTCTACAGCACCATCCAGGAGCACGGCACGCCGTGCATCTCCTGGTTCGGTCCCGTCCCCAAGGTGAGCATCACCGACCCTGCCCTGGTCCGGGAGGTGATGTCCAGCAAGCTCGCCCGCGACGTCGAGAAGTTCAAGTTCCCGGCGCTCACCAGGCTGCTCGCCGACGGGGTGGGGAACTACGAGGGCGACAGGTGGGCCAAGCACCGGAGGATCCTCAACCCCGCCTTCCATGCCGAGAAGCTCAAG CTCATGTTGCCGGCGTTCACTGCGTGCTGTGAGGAGCTCGTTGGCCGGTGGGAACGGTCCCTTGGGCCTGACGGCTCCTGGGAGGTGGATGTCTGCCCGGAGCTCCAGAGCCTGACCGGAGATGTCATCTCGCAGACGGCGTTCGGCAGCAGTTACCTGGAAGGGAGAAGGATTTTTCAGCTGCAGACTGAGCAAATTGGGCGATTCATGGCAGCGATCAGCAAGATTATGATTCCCGGTTACAT GTCCTTTCCTACCAAAAATAACCGAAGGATGCATCAAATTAACAACGAGATTGAGTCCATCTTGCGGGGCATAATTGCAAAAAGGATGCAAGCTATTCAGGAAGGAGAAAGCACAAAAGATGACTTACTCGGCTTATTACTAGAGTCTAACATGACAGACACAGATGAAAATGGCCAATCCACCCTAGGAATGTCATCAGATGAAGTCATGGAGGAGTGCAAGTTGTTCTATTTTGCAGGAATGGAGACAACATTAATATTGCTTACATGGACAATGATTGTACTTAGCATGCACCCGGAGTGGCAGGACCGTGCAAGGGAGGAGGTTCTTGGCCTATTTGGAAAACACAAACTCGAGTATGAGGGTGTTAATCGGCTCAAAATT GTGACAATGATTCTATATGAAGTTCTTCGGTTGTACCCACCGGCTACTGTATTCACCCGGAAAACATATAAGAAGATTGAGATTGGGGGCATCACGTACCCAGCCGGTGTGATGTTTGAGATGCCAGTGTTGTACATCCACCACGACACGGACATTTGGGGAGAAGATGTGCACCAATTCAACCCGGATAGGTTTGCCGAGGGGATCTCCAAGGCGTCCAAGGACCCGGGCGCATTTTTCCCATTCGGTTGGGGGCCACGGATCTGTATCGGCCAGAACTTCGCGTTGCTTGAGGCCAAGATGGCATTGTGCATGATCCTTCAACGCTTTGAGTTTGAGCTCACACCGTCATACACCCATACGCCGCATAGCGTGATGATGTTGCGTCCCATGCATGGTGCTCCGATTAGGCTTCACACTATCTCTTCATAA